The following coding sequences lie in one Mycobacterium sp. Z3061 genomic window:
- a CDS encoding zinc ribbon domain-containing protein: protein MKADVAQQRSLLELATVDAELSRLAHRSSHLPERAAYDRVRGEHTAASDRLGAVRIALEDLDAQITRLEAEIDAVRKREDRDRSLLSSGATDAKHQADLQHELETLQRRQTSLEDSLLEVMERREELQAQQDAESGTADALQAELTAAQQALDTALAELETVRAEHTSRRDALAAGLNPDLSALYERLRAGGGPGAGQLQGHRCGACRIEIGRGELARITAAAEDEVLRCPECGAILLRVKVFEQ from the coding sequence ATGAAGGCCGATGTAGCACAGCAGCGTTCGCTACTGGAACTGGCGACGGTGGATGCTGAGCTGTCCCGGCTCGCGCACCGCAGCAGTCATCTGCCTGAGCGCGCCGCCTACGACCGGGTGCGCGGCGAGCACACCGCAGCCAGTGACCGGTTGGGTGCCGTGCGAATCGCATTGGAGGACTTGGACGCTCAGATAACACGGCTGGAGGCCGAGATCGACGCGGTGCGCAAGCGGGAGGACCGGGACCGCTCGCTGCTCAGTTCGGGGGCCACCGACGCCAAGCATCAGGCCGACCTGCAGCACGAGTTGGAAACGCTGCAGCGCCGCCAGACCAGCCTGGAGGACTCGTTGCTGGAGGTGATGGAGCGCCGCGAGGAATTGCAGGCGCAGCAGGACGCCGAGTCCGGGACCGCCGATGCCTTGCAGGCCGAATTGACCGCCGCGCAGCAGGCTCTCGACACCGCGCTCGCCGAGCTGGAAACGGTCCGAGCGGAACACACGTCGCGGCGCGACGCTCTGGCCGCCGGGCTGAACCCCGATCTGTCGGCGCTCTACGAGCGGTTGCGCGCCGGGGGAGGGCCGGGAGCCGGGCAACTGCAGGGTCACCGGTGCGGCGCGTGCCGGATCGAGATCGGGCGCGGCGAATTGGCCCGCATCACCGCCGCGGCCGAAGATGAGGTACTGCGGTGCCCGGAGTGCGGCGCGATTTTATTGCGCGTCAAGGTTTTTGAGCAGTGA
- a CDS encoding Nif3-like dinuclear metal center hexameric protein codes for MSVRLADVIEVLDEAYPPRLAESWDSVGLVCGDPADEVESVTIAIDATAEVVDEVPDNGLLLAHHPLLLRGVDTVAASTPKGALIHRLIRSGRALFTAHTNADSATPGVSDALADALGLTVEAVLDTSPSVSDLDKWVIYVPVQNAEAVREAVFAAGAGHIGDYSHCSWSVTGTGQFLPHEGAAPAIGSVGAVEHVTEDRVEVIAPARARGAVLAAMRAAHPYEEPAFDILALEPPPSGTGLGRIGTLGRPEPLRDFVARVGAALPRTSWGVRAGGDPDLPVSRVAVCGGAGDSFLGAVAAADVQAYVTSDLRHHPADEHLRASPVALIDVAHWASEFPWCAQAADVLRSRFGSLPVRVSTVRTDPWNLRTEC; via the coding sequence ATGAGCGTGCGACTGGCCGACGTCATCGAGGTGCTGGACGAGGCGTACCCGCCGCGGCTGGCCGAATCGTGGGACTCGGTGGGCCTGGTGTGCGGTGATCCTGCCGATGAGGTCGAGTCGGTCACCATCGCGATCGACGCGACGGCCGAAGTGGTCGACGAGGTGCCCGACAACGGGCTGCTGCTGGCCCATCACCCGTTGCTGCTGCGCGGCGTCGACACCGTCGCGGCGAGCACGCCCAAGGGTGCGTTGATCCACCGCTTGATCCGGTCCGGCCGTGCGCTGTTCACTGCCCACACCAACGCCGATTCGGCGACACCGGGTGTGTCCGACGCGCTGGCCGACGCCCTCGGCCTGACCGTCGAGGCCGTCCTGGACACCTCGCCGAGCGTTTCCGATCTGGACAAGTGGGTCATCTACGTCCCGGTGCAGAACGCGGAAGCGGTACGGGAAGCGGTCTTCGCCGCCGGCGCCGGACACATCGGCGACTACTCGCACTGCAGCTGGAGCGTCACCGGCACCGGCCAGTTTCTGCCCCACGAAGGTGCTGCACCGGCAATTGGCAGTGTCGGTGCGGTCGAGCACGTCACCGAGGACCGGGTCGAAGTCATCGCGCCCGCCCGGGCACGTGGTGCCGTCCTGGCCGCGATGCGTGCCGCGCATCCCTACGAAGAGCCGGCGTTCGACATCCTCGCGCTGGAGCCGCCGCCGTCCGGGACAGGATTGGGCCGTATCGGCACGCTGGGGCGCCCCGAGCCGTTGCGCGACTTCGTCGCACGCGTCGGCGCCGCTTTGCCCCGAACGTCCTGGGGGGTGCGCGCCGGGGGTGACCCGGACCTGCCGGTATCGCGGGTGGCGGTCTGTGGCGGGGCGGGAGACTCGTTCCTGGGTGCGGTAGCCGCGGCGGACGTGCAGGCTTATGTCACATCCGACCTGCGGCACCATCCCGCCGACGAGCATCTGCGGGCCTCACCGGTGGCGCTGATCGACGTCGCGCACTGGGCCAGCGAATTCCCGTGGTGTGCCCAGGCGGCAGATGTGCTGCGGTCCAGATTCGGATCGCTGCCGGTGCGGGTATCCACCGTCCGCACCGACCCCTGGAACCTGAGAACCGAGTGCTGA
- the cobC gene encoding Rv2231c family pyridoxal phosphate-dependent protein CobC, translating into MAGLDPSASSRIVRARYHGDQDAAPGMLDFAVNVRRAQPPPWLVQQLSARLPDLARYPSAADVLAAQEAVAARHGRARDEVLPLAGAAEGFALLSNLRPRRAAIIAPSFTEPEAVLCSAGIAVQHVVLRPPFTLEAVEVPEDADLVVIGNPTNPTAVLHTREQVLALRRPGRIVVVDEAFADSVPGEPHSLAGDAPPDVLVLRSLTKTWGLAGLRVGYALGAPGLLARLTAQRAHWPVGTLQLTAIAACCTERAVAEAAADAARSVAMRAAMVAGLESVGLEVVDGRAPFVLFACPDADRARKRLRDKGIAVRRCDTFVGLDERYLRAAVRPEWPRLVESIALEGVHGGSRR; encoded by the coding sequence ATGGCGGGTCTTGATCCGAGCGCGTCGAGTCGTATTGTGCGCGCGCGTTATCACGGCGATCAGGACGCGGCGCCCGGCATGCTGGATTTCGCGGTCAACGTCCGTCGCGCCCAACCGCCGCCGTGGTTGGTCCAGCAGCTGAGCGCCCGGCTTCCGGACCTGGCCCGCTACCCGAGCGCCGCCGACGTGCTCGCGGCGCAGGAAGCCGTGGCCGCACGGCACGGCCGGGCCCGCGACGAGGTGTTACCGCTGGCCGGGGCGGCCGAGGGTTTCGCGTTGCTGAGCAACCTGCGTCCGCGACGCGCGGCGATCATCGCGCCGTCCTTCACCGAACCCGAGGCGGTGCTGTGCTCGGCCGGTATTGCCGTGCAGCACGTCGTCCTTCGACCCCCGTTCACCCTCGAGGCGGTGGAGGTGCCCGAGGATGCCGACCTGGTGGTGATCGGGAACCCGACCAACCCGACGGCGGTGCTGCACACGCGTGAGCAGGTGTTGGCGCTGCGCCGGCCGGGACGGATCGTGGTGGTCGACGAGGCGTTCGCCGACTCCGTTCCCGGCGAGCCGCATTCGCTGGCCGGTGACGCGCCGCCGGACGTGCTGGTGCTGCGCAGCCTGACCAAGACCTGGGGACTGGCCGGGTTGCGGGTCGGCTACGCGCTGGGCGCGCCCGGTTTGCTGGCCCGGTTGACCGCCCAGCGTGCGCACTGGCCGGTGGGCACGCTGCAACTGACCGCCATCGCCGCCTGCTGCACCGAGCGGGCCGTAGCCGAGGCTGCCGCGGATGCCGCCCGGTCGGTGGCCATGCGGGCCGCCATGGTCGCGGGCCTGGAATCGGTGGGCCTCGAGGTGGTCGACGGCCGCGCCCCCTTCGTGCTGTTCGCCTGCCCCGATGCTGATCGGGCCAGAAAGCGATTGCGCGACAAGGGAATTGCTGTTCGCCGATGCGACACCTTCGTCGGCCTGGACGAGCGTTACCTGCGGGCGGCGGTGCGACCCGAGTGGCCGCGGCTGGTCGAGTCGATCGCCCTGGAAGGCGTCCACGGCGGGAGCCGCCGATGA
- a CDS encoding PE-PPE domain-containing protein — MTLLTTQPQVMTAATAELAGIGTAISEVRALAAGPTVDLAAAAADEVSAAAAELFGAYAREAQAVLARAAAFGDVFAAVLAAGARAYLDAEAANAAAVAGPAAPLLGPAKPLVSLIMGGTGDPNPPNSYVDAVSKLFIRQDGAVPRVVFTPEQLYPLTGVRSLTFDASVQQGVAILHNAILQQIGDGKHVTVFGYSQSAEIASLEMRQLAALGAGAPSPADLDFVLIGDPMNPNGGLLQRFVGLSLPSVGVSMVGATPDNVYTTTIYTREYDGLADFPRYPLNLVSDLNAFFGIGAVHFGYPHLTQDQVDTALTLGTQGPTMTTYKMIPTPNLPLLDPLRIIPFLGNPLADLLQPDLRVIVNLGYGDPAYGWSTTPANVPTPFGLFPPVSPGQVAQALVVGAQQGVHDFLADLRSISATPPPLTPLWPDLLPALLGPTPGPIAPTPANIVNTVASIISTDYAVLLPTADIVTAATLSLPAYDAGLFVNGLAQGSLVKAIGDPIAANTAMLTMAGLLEVLTIAEAGYLNVADIQSLLR, encoded by the coding sequence ATGACACTGCTGACCACGCAACCTCAGGTGATGACAGCCGCGACCGCTGAGCTGGCCGGAATCGGCACGGCGATCAGTGAGGTCAGAGCGCTGGCGGCCGGTCCTACCGTCGACCTGGCGGCAGCGGCGGCGGACGAGGTGTCGGCGGCCGCCGCGGAACTGTTCGGTGCGTATGCCCGGGAAGCGCAGGCGGTCCTCGCGCGAGCGGCGGCCTTCGGCGACGTGTTCGCGGCCGTACTGGCCGCCGGCGCACGCGCCTATCTGGACGCCGAGGCGGCCAACGCCGCTGCGGTGGCCGGCCCCGCCGCGCCGCTGCTGGGGCCGGCCAAGCCGCTGGTGTCGCTGATCATGGGTGGCACCGGCGACCCGAACCCGCCGAACAGCTACGTCGACGCCGTCAGCAAGCTTTTTATCAGGCAGGACGGCGCCGTGCCCCGGGTGGTGTTCACACCCGAGCAGCTGTACCCGCTGACCGGGGTGCGAAGCCTGACGTTCGACGCGTCGGTGCAGCAGGGCGTGGCCATCCTGCACAACGCGATCCTGCAGCAGATCGGCGACGGCAAGCACGTCACCGTCTTCGGCTACTCCCAGAGCGCCGAGATCGCCTCGCTGGAGATGCGACAGCTCGCGGCGCTGGGCGCGGGCGCCCCGAGCCCTGCCGATCTGGACTTCGTGCTGATCGGCGACCCGATGAACCCCAACGGCGGCCTGCTGCAGCGCTTCGTGGGGTTGAGCCTGCCGTCGGTCGGCGTGAGCATGGTCGGAGCGACCCCGGACAACGTGTACACCACCACCATCTACACCCGGGAATACGACGGGCTGGCCGACTTTCCCCGCTACCCCCTCAATCTCGTGTCGGACCTGAACGCCTTCTTCGGGATCGGCGCGGTGCATTTCGGTTACCCGCACCTGACCCAGGATCAGGTCGATACCGCCCTCACCCTGGGCACGCAAGGCCCGACCATGACCACGTACAAGATGATTCCGACCCCCAATCTGCCGCTGCTGGACCCGCTGCGCATCATCCCGTTCCTCGGCAATCCGCTGGCCGATCTGCTGCAACCGGACCTGCGGGTCATCGTCAATCTCGGCTACGGCGACCCCGCCTACGGTTGGTCGACGACCCCGGCCAACGTGCCCACTCCGTTCGGGCTGTTCCCACCGGTGAGCCCTGGTCAGGTTGCCCAAGCCCTGGTGGTGGGCGCGCAGCAGGGCGTGCATGACTTCCTGGCGGATCTACGGAGCATCTCCGCGACACCACCCCCACTCACGCCCCTGTGGCCCGACTTGTTGCCCGCACTGCTGGGGCCGACGCCGGGCCCGATCGCGCCAACACCGGCGAACATCGTCAACACGGTCGCGTCGATCATCTCCACGGACTACGCGGTCCTGCTTCCGACGGCCGACATCGTCACCGCAGCCACCCTGAGCCTGCCGGCTTACGACGCCGGGTTGTTCGTGAACGGCCTCGCGCAGGGCAGCCTGGTCAAAGCGATCGGCGACCCGATCGCGGCCAACACCGCGATGCTGACGATGGCAGGGCTGCTGGAAGTGCTCACCATCGCCGAAGCGGGGTATCTCAACGTCGCGGATATCCAGAGTCTGTTGCGTTGA
- a CDS encoding HAD-IA family hydrolase — protein sequence MTGSINAAKAELVIFDLDGTLTDSADGIVASFRHALTHIGAPIPDGDLAARIVGPPMDETFHAMELDGRADEAFTAFRAEYGSRGWAMNSLFDGIAPLLADLQAAGVRLAVATSKLEPTARRILAHFELDQHFEVIAGASPDGTRKSKTDVLAHALAQLQPLPERVLMVGDRSHDVHGAAAHGIDTVVVGWGYGRGDFTEPITLTGVTHVETIDELRRALGV from the coding sequence GTGACAGGCTCGATAAACGCCGCGAAGGCCGAACTGGTCATCTTCGATCTCGACGGCACGCTGACCGATTCGGCCGACGGCATCGTGGCGAGCTTCCGGCATGCGCTCACCCACATCGGTGCCCCGATTCCCGACGGCGATCTCGCCGCCCGCATCGTCGGCCCCCCGATGGACGAGACGTTCCACGCCATGGAACTCGACGGGCGCGCCGACGAGGCGTTCACAGCTTTCCGGGCCGAGTACGGCAGCCGCGGCTGGGCGATGAACAGCCTGTTCGACGGCATCGCGCCGCTGCTGGCCGACCTGCAGGCCGCCGGGGTGCGCCTGGCGGTGGCGACTTCCAAGCTGGAGCCGACGGCCCGGCGCATCCTCGCCCACTTCGAGCTCGACCAGCACTTCGAGGTCATCGCCGGCGCCAGTCCCGACGGCACCCGCAAGTCCAAGACCGACGTCCTGGCGCACGCGCTGGCGCAGCTCCAGCCACTGCCCGAGCGTGTCCTGATGGTCGGCGACCGCAGTCACGACGTCCACGGCGCGGCCGCGCACGGCATCGACACGGTGGTGGTCGGCTGGGGTTACGGGCGGGGCGACTTCACCGAACCGATCACGTTGACCGGGGTGACCCACGTCGAAACGATCGACGAATTGCGGAGGGCGTTAGGTGTCTGA
- a CDS encoding low molecular weight protein-tyrosine-phosphatase, with product MSDPRLHVTFVCSGNICRSPMAEKMFAHQISERGLGDLVRVTSAGTGSWHAGEGADVRAKRVLRDHGYPTAHRAAQVNDDHLAADLVIALGRNHQRLLRQLGVEDDRLRMLRSFDPRSGAHTPDVEDPYYGDHSDFETAFVVIEAALPGLHDWVDERLAQNGYG from the coding sequence GTGTCTGATCCACGGCTGCACGTGACGTTCGTGTGCTCCGGCAACATCTGCCGTTCGCCGATGGCCGAGAAGATGTTCGCCCATCAGATCTCCGAACGCGGTCTCGGCGACCTCGTGCGCGTCACCAGCGCCGGCACCGGCAGCTGGCATGCCGGTGAGGGAGCCGACGTGCGGGCCAAGCGGGTGCTGCGCGACCACGGCTACCCCACCGCCCACCGCGCGGCTCAGGTGAACGACGACCACCTTGCCGCGGACCTGGTCATCGCCCTGGGGCGCAATCATCAGCGCTTGCTCCGGCAGCTCGGGGTCGAGGACGACCGGTTGCGGATGCTGCGCTCGTTCGACCCCCGCTCGGGCGCCCACACCCCCGACGTCGAGGACCCCTATTACGGGGACCACAGCGATTTCGAGACGGCGTTCGTCGTGATCGAGGCCGCGCTGCCGGGTCTGCACGACTGGGTCGACGAGAGACTCGCGCAGAACGGGTACGGCTGA
- a CDS encoding SURF1 family protein: MARRLRFLLRPGWVALILVCVAFTYLCFTVLAPWQLGKNTRTSRENQQIADSLNTPPVALKTLLPQQDSSAPGAQWRQVTATGHYLPEVRVLARLRVVDGEQAFEVLMPFAVDDGPTVLVDRGFVRPEQGSHVPPIPAPPTQPVTITARLRDSEPVVQGKDPFTRDGYQQVYSVSTGQVAALIGVPLAGSYLQLVENQPGGLGVIGVPHLDAGPYLSYGIQWVLFGVLAPIALGYFVYSEVRARRRDKQGPQAPAEQKPPTMTVEDKLADRYGRRR, translated from the coding sequence ATGGCCAGGCGTTTGCGGTTCCTGCTGCGGCCGGGCTGGGTGGCGCTGATTCTGGTGTGCGTCGCGTTCACCTACCTGTGTTTCACCGTGCTCGCACCGTGGCAGCTGGGTAAGAACACCAGGACCTCGCGGGAGAACCAGCAGATCGCCGACTCCCTGAACACGCCGCCCGTTGCTCTGAAAACCCTTCTGCCTCAGCAGGATTCGTCCGCGCCCGGCGCCCAGTGGCGGCAGGTGACCGCCACCGGGCACTACCTGCCGGAGGTCCGGGTGCTGGCCCGGCTGCGGGTGGTGGACGGCGAGCAGGCGTTCGAGGTGCTGATGCCGTTCGCCGTCGACGACGGGCCGACCGTGCTGGTCGACCGCGGCTTCGTGCGGCCCGAGCAGGGTTCGCACGTGCCGCCGATCCCGGCGCCGCCCACGCAGCCGGTGACCATCACCGCGCGGCTGCGCGACTCGGAGCCGGTGGTGCAGGGCAAGGACCCGTTCACCCGGGACGGCTATCAGCAGGTGTATTCGGTGAGCACCGGCCAGGTCGCGGCCCTCATCGGCGTGCCGCTGGCGGGGTCATATCTGCAGCTGGTCGAGAACCAGCCGGGTGGTCTCGGCGTCATCGGGGTGCCGCACCTGGACGCCGGACCGTATCTCTCCTACGGCATCCAGTGGGTGCTGTTCGGCGTGCTGGCGCCGATCGCGCTGGGCTATTTCGTGTATTCCGAGGTGCGTGCGCGGCGCCGGGACAAGCAGGGCCCACAGGCGCCTGCCGAGCAGAAACCGCCCACGATGACCGTCGAGGACAAGCTCGCCGACCGATACGGCCGCCGTCGTTAG
- a CDS encoding cobalamin biosynthesis protein, with product MFSTAGQARFLGVVAGYLADLTFADPARGHPVALFGRAAAEVERVSYRDSKAAGALHVSLLVGGAGWLGAALQHRAGPVPATALATWVSLGGTSLARTGSRMASLLDDGDVDGARALLPSLCGRDPAALDEAGLTRAALESVAENTSDAQVAPLLWAAAGGAPAVLAYRAINTLDAMVGYRSPRYLRFGWAAARLDDLANYVGARVTAGLVVGCAPLVGGSPGGAVRAWRRDASRHPSPNAGVVEAAFAGALGVQLGGPTQYRHELQIRPTLGDGRTPTVGDLRRAVRLSRTVQAAAVTLAALACVAPNMFSGRGFRDFPALRSRSATRL from the coding sequence GTGTTCTCGACGGCGGGGCAGGCCCGTTTTCTCGGCGTTGTCGCCGGTTATCTGGCCGACCTCACGTTCGCCGACCCGGCCCGAGGCCACCCCGTTGCCCTGTTCGGCAGGGCGGCGGCCGAGGTGGAACGGGTCAGCTATCGAGACAGCAAAGCCGCCGGAGCGCTGCACGTCAGCCTGCTGGTAGGCGGGGCCGGATGGCTCGGTGCGGCGCTGCAACATCGCGCCGGCCCGGTCCCGGCCACTGCGCTGGCGACCTGGGTGTCGCTGGGTGGAACCTCGCTGGCCCGTACCGGTAGTCGCATGGCCTCGCTGCTGGACGACGGCGACGTCGACGGTGCCCGAGCCCTGCTGCCGTCATTGTGCGGGCGCGATCCGGCCGCCCTGGATGAGGCGGGCCTGACGCGCGCGGCGCTGGAGTCGGTCGCCGAGAACACCTCCGACGCGCAGGTGGCGCCCCTGCTGTGGGCCGCGGCGGGCGGCGCGCCCGCGGTGTTGGCGTACCGGGCGATCAACACCTTGGACGCCATGGTCGGCTACCGGTCCCCGCGCTACCTCCGATTCGGTTGGGCCGCAGCACGATTGGACGATCTGGCGAACTACGTCGGCGCGCGGGTGACTGCCGGGCTGGTGGTGGGGTGCGCCCCGCTGGTCGGGGGCTCACCCGGCGGTGCGGTGCGGGCATGGCGACGCGACGCGAGCCGGCATCCCAGTCCCAACGCCGGCGTCGTCGAGGCCGCCTTCGCGGGAGCGCTCGGGGTACAGCTCGGCGGTCCCACCCAATACCGCCACGAACTGCAGATCCGGCCGACGCTGGGCGACGGCCGGACGCCCACCGTGGGCGACCTGCGCCGCGCGGTGCGGCTGTCGCGGACGGTGCAGGCGGCCGCCGTCACACTGGCCGCGCTGGCTTGCGTCGCACCGAACATGTTCTCAGGGCGGGGATTTCGCGATTTTCCCGCCCTCAGATCACGCTCGGCGACCAGGCTCTAA
- a CDS encoding oxygenase MpaB family protein yields the protein MKRPVTRVADLLNPAALLLPAANVIMQLSLPGVGYGVLESPVDSGNVYKHPFKRARTTGTYLAVATIGTDADRKLIRKAVDVAHRQVRSTPSSPVAYRAFDPALQLWVAGCLYRYYVEQHEFLHGPLEDAAADAVYQDAKRLGTTLQVPERMWPSDRVAFDEYWKRSLDELRIDPPVREHLRGVASMAFLPWPLRVLAGPFNLFATTGFLAPEFRAMMRLDWSESQQARFELLLSALRVADRLIPHRTWILIYRIYLWDMRFRARRGWRVV from the coding sequence ATGAAGCGGCCGGTCACCAGGGTTGCCGACCTGCTGAACCCGGCGGCATTGTTACTGCCTGCGGCGAACGTGATCATGCAGCTGTCGTTGCCGGGGGTCGGCTACGGCGTGCTGGAGAGCCCGGTGGACAGCGGCAACGTCTACAAGCATCCCTTCAAGCGGGCCCGCACCACCGGCACCTACCTGGCGGTGGCGACCATCGGCACGGACGCCGACCGCAAACTGATCCGAAAGGCGGTCGACGTCGCGCACCGTCAGGTCCGCTCGACGCCGTCGAGTCCGGTGGCCTACCGCGCCTTCGATCCCGCGCTGCAGCTGTGGGTCGCCGGCTGCCTGTACCGCTACTACGTCGAGCAGCACGAGTTTCTGCACGGGCCGCTCGAGGATGCGGCGGCCGACGCCGTCTATCAGGACGCCAAACGACTGGGCACCACCCTGCAGGTGCCCGAGCGGATGTGGCCGTCCGACCGCGTCGCCTTCGACGAGTACTGGAAGCGATCCCTGGACGAACTGCGGATCGACCCGCCGGTGCGGGAGCACCTGCGCGGGGTGGCCTCGATGGCGTTCCTGCCCTGGCCCCTGCGCGTGCTGGCCGGCCCGTTCAACCTGTTCGCGACGACGGGGTTTCTGGCGCCGGAATTCCGCGCGATGATGCGGCTGGACTGGTCGGAATCCCAGCAGGCCCGGTTCGAGTTGCTGCTTTCGGCGCTGCGGGTGGCCGACCGGCTGATACCGCACCGGACCTGGATCCTGATCTATCGGATTTATCTGTGGGACATGAGGTTTCGCGCGCGCCGCGGCTGGCGGGTGGTTTAG
- a CDS encoding epoxide hydrolase, whose translation MKPFRIDVPDDVLDDLRARLVRTRWPEAECVDDWSQGIPLRYTRDLAAYWADDYDWRAREAALNRFDHFTDQFDGLDIHFIHQRSPHDDAFPLLITHGWPGSIVEFHKVIEPLTNPTAHGGRAQDAFHVVCPSLPGYGFSGKPGRTGWGVEKIALVWEELMTRLGYERYGAQGGDWGAAVTSQIGRNEGNCVAIHLNMPLGMPTAETMADPTAEEQSALAALAEHRKNGTGYSKQQSTRPQTVGYGLVDSPVGQLAWIVEKFQAWMDCDGHPENVLTRDELLDNVMMYWVTETAASSARLYWESFKKWGDTTRVELPTGVASFPKEILRAPRRWCEPNFNITHWTTMPRGGHFAAFEQPELFVADVRKFFATVR comes from the coding sequence GTGAAGCCGTTTCGGATCGACGTTCCCGACGACGTACTCGACGATCTGCGCGCGCGCCTGGTGCGCACCCGGTGGCCGGAAGCCGAGTGCGTGGACGACTGGAGCCAGGGCATCCCGTTGCGCTACACCCGCGATCTGGCCGCCTACTGGGCCGACGACTACGACTGGCGGGCCCGCGAGGCGGCGTTGAACCGCTTCGACCACTTCACGGACCAGTTCGACGGCCTGGACATCCACTTCATTCATCAGCGCTCCCCGCACGACGACGCCTTCCCGCTGCTGATCACCCATGGCTGGCCCGGGTCGATCGTGGAGTTCCACAAGGTCATCGAGCCGCTGACCAACCCCACCGCGCATGGCGGCCGGGCGCAGGACGCCTTCCACGTGGTGTGCCCTTCGCTGCCGGGCTACGGATTCTCCGGCAAACCCGGCCGCACCGGATGGGGTGTGGAGAAGATCGCGCTGGTGTGGGAAGAGCTGATGACCCGCCTCGGATACGAGCGCTACGGCGCCCAGGGCGGTGACTGGGGCGCGGCCGTCACCAGCCAGATCGGCCGCAATGAGGGCAACTGCGTGGCGATCCACCTCAACATGCCGCTGGGCATGCCCACCGCGGAGACCATGGCCGATCCCACCGCCGAGGAGCAGTCGGCCCTGGCGGCGCTGGCCGAGCACCGCAAGAACGGAACCGGATACTCCAAGCAGCAGTCCACCCGGCCGCAGACGGTGGGCTACGGGCTGGTCGATTCCCCGGTGGGTCAACTCGCCTGGATCGTCGAGAAGTTTCAGGCCTGGATGGACTGTGACGGCCACCCGGAGAACGTGCTCACGCGAGACGAGTTGCTGGACAACGTGATGATGTACTGGGTGACCGAAACCGCGGCATCCTCAGCGCGGCTGTACTGGGAGAGTTTCAAGAAGTGGGGCGACACCACCCGGGTCGAGTTGCCCACGGGCGTCGCGTCTTTCCCGAAGGAGATCCTGCGGGCGCCGCGACGCTGGTGCGAGCCGAACTTCAACATCACCCATTGGACGACCATGCCGCGTGGCGGGCATTTCGCGGCGTTCGAGCAACCGGAGCTGTTCGTGGCAGACGTGCGGAAGTTCTTCGCGACGGTGCGCTGA
- a CDS encoding pyridoxamine 5'-phosphate oxidase family protein — protein sequence MSKHYGLIAFTDDVRAVQHQYGSYAFYDRKRVQAKAVSGPDPLTDDEREYLAERDNFFLASVGATGWPYVQYRGGPPGFLRVIDDHTIGWADFRGNLQYISTGNLAGDNRVAIIALDYAHKRRLKIFGRARVVAAADDPALMADLAEGSYDAVVERAVVVDVEAYDWNCHQHITPRFTAAELEPHLASLRQQLSALQAENAELREQLRLGQ from the coding sequence ATGAGCAAACACTACGGCCTGATCGCGTTCACCGATGACGTTAGAGCTGTCCAGCATCAGTACGGCAGCTACGCCTTCTACGACCGCAAACGTGTTCAGGCCAAGGCTGTTTCAGGCCCCGACCCGCTGACCGATGACGAGCGGGAGTATCTCGCGGAACGCGACAACTTTTTTCTGGCCAGCGTCGGAGCCACGGGCTGGCCGTACGTCCAGTACCGCGGCGGGCCCCCCGGCTTCCTTCGCGTCATCGACGACCACACCATCGGCTGGGCGGACTTTCGCGGCAACCTGCAATACATCAGCACCGGCAATCTCGCCGGCGACAACAGGGTCGCGATCATCGCACTGGATTACGCGCACAAGCGGCGCCTGAAAATCTTCGGCCGGGCCCGTGTCGTCGCCGCCGCCGACGACCCCGCCCTGATGGCCGATCTCGCCGAAGGCAGTTACGACGCGGTCGTCGAGCGCGCCGTCGTCGTCGACGTCGAGGCCTACGACTGGAACTGTCACCAGCACATCACCCCGCGCTTCACCGCCGCCGAACTCGAACCGCATCTGGCCTCGTTGCGCCAACAACTGTCAGCGCTGCAGGCCGAGAACGCGGAGCTTCGAGAGCAGCTGCGCCTGGGCCAGTGA
- a CDS encoding FeoA family protein, which produces MPNSRLERSAPKSRPGQDGRSTLADLAPGTGAEIVAFAPAISADVANRLRHLGFRPGIQVTKLRTAPLGDPSVYRLLGYDTCLRRSEAAQIEIADQP; this is translated from the coding sequence ATGCCCAACAGCCGGTTGGAACGATCAGCGCCGAAGTCCCGGCCTGGTCAGGACGGCCGGTCGACGCTGGCCGACCTGGCTCCGGGCACTGGCGCAGAGATCGTCGCGTTCGCTCCGGCCATCTCGGCAGACGTGGCAAACCGATTGCGCCACTTGGGTTTCCGTCCCGGCATCCAGGTCACCAAACTACGCACCGCCCCACTGGGCGACCCTTCGGTGTACCGCCTGCTGGGCTACGACACCTGCCTGCGGAGGAGCGAAGCCGCCCAGATCGAGATCGCCGACCAGCCATGA